In Musa acuminata AAA Group cultivar baxijiao chromosome BXJ2-8, Cavendish_Baxijiao_AAA, whole genome shotgun sequence, one genomic interval encodes:
- the LOC135619929 gene encoding cholesterol 22-hydroxylase CYP90B27-like has translation MALELLLLISTAVIAVIIFFAFRSNGNGDGKAYTLPPGKMGLPLIGQTIAFMQPHSSASLGDFMDRSVAKYGKIFRMNLLGKPTIVSTDPDFNRLILQSEGRLFENSCPTSIAEIMGRWSMLALVGDIHRELRSIAVNFMSNVKLRTYFLGDIERQAVKILDSWTENATFSAQEAAKKFAFGLMVKHLMSMDESMPETEQLRREYHTFMKGMASIPLNLPGTAYRKALQSRAVILTIMGQKLDERITKIREKCEGLEEDDLLASVSTHPTLTREQILDLILSMLFAGHETSSGAISLAIYFLQACPKAVRQLREEHAEIARLKKERGETALTWDDYKKMEFTHAVINETLRLGNIVHFLHRKAIKDVQYKGYDIPCGWEVVPIISAAHLDPSIYDEPQCYNPWRWKAILATVTKNSNVMSFSGGPRLCPGAELAKLEMAVFLHHLVLKYDWELAERDFPVSFPFLGFPKGLPIKVRRFGGNQVA, from the exons ATGGCACTCGAGCTCCTCCTCCTGATCTCCACGGCCGTAATAGCCGTCATAATCTTCTTCGCCTTTAGGAGCAACGGGAATGGAGACGGCAAGGCGTATACACTGCCACCGGGCAAGATGGGTCTGCCTCTCATCGGCCAGACCATTGCTTTCATGCAGCCTCATTCCTCCGCCTCCTTGGGAGACTTCATGGACCGAAGCGTGGCCAA GTACGGGAAGATCTTTAGGATGAACTTGTTGGGGAAGCCGACGATCGTGTCGACCGACCCGGACTTCAATCGGCTCATCCTGCAGAGCGAGGGGCGGCTGTTCGAGAACAGCTGCCCCACCAGCATTGCCGAGATCATGGGAAGGTGGTCGATGCTGGCGCTGGTGGGGGACATCCACCGGGAGTTGAGATCCATCGCCGTCAACTTCATGAGCAACGTGAAGCTCCGGACATACTTCCTGGGAGACATCGAGCGTCAGGCCGTGAAGATTCTCGACTCGTGGACGGAGAACGCCACCTTCTCCGCCCAAGAGGCGGCGAAGAAG TTTGCCTTCGGCCTGATGGTGAAGCATCTGATGAGCATGGACGAGAGCATGCCGGAGACGGAGCAGCTGAGGAGAGAGTATCACACCTTCATGAAGGGAATGGCATCCATCCCTCTCAACTTACCGGGCACCGCCTACAGAAAAGCCTTGCAG TCAAGGGCCGTCATCCTCACGATCATGGGGCAGAAGCTGGACGAAAGGATCACTAAGATCCGCGAGAAATGTGAGGGGCTTGAAGAGGATGACCTCCTGGCATCGGTGTCGACGCATCCAACTCTCACCAGAGAACAGATCCTTGACCTGATACTCAGCATGCTCTTCGCCGGCCACGAAACATCCTCCGGTGCCATCTCTCTTGCCATCTATTTTCTGCAGGCCTGTCCTAAAGCGGTTCGACAACTGCGG GAGGAGCACGCTGAGATCGCGAGGCTGAAGAAGGAACGAGGGGAGACCGCACTGACCTGGGATGACTACAAGAAGATGGAGTTCACGCATGCT GTCATCAATGAGACGCTAAGGCTAGGCAACATCGTCCACTTCCTGCACCGGAAAGCCATCAAAGATGTCCAGTACAAAG GTTACGATATTCCATGTGGGTGGGAAGTGGTTCCTATAATCTCAGCAGCACATCTGGATCCGTCGATCTACGATGAACCACAGTGTTACAACCCATGGAGATGGAAG GCTATCCTTGCGACCGTGACGAAGAACAGCAACGTGATGTCGTTCAGCGGCGGCCCGCGACTCTGCCCTGGAGCAGAGCTTGCAAAGCTAGAGATGGccgtcttcctccaccaccttgtCCTCAAGTACGACTGGGAGCTGGCCGAGCGTGACTTCCCCGTCTCCTTTCCTTTCCTCGGCTTCCCCAAGGGCTTGCCCATTAAGGTTAGGCGCTTCGGTGGTAACCAAGTGGCTTAA